One window of Hymenobacter sp. BRD128 genomic DNA carries:
- a CDS encoding DUF2795 domain-containing protein: MYWTLELASYLEDAPWPATKDELIDFSIRSGAPMEVVENLQGLEDDGQPYENIEEVWPDYPTKEDFMFNEDEY, translated from the coding sequence ATGTACTGGACTCTTGAACTTGCTTCCTACTTGGAAGATGCGCCCTGGCCCGCCACCAAAGACGAACTAATCGACTTTTCTATCCGCTCGGGCGCCCCGATGGAAGTGGTTGAAAACCTGCAAGGTCTGGAAGACGATGGGCAGCCCTACGAAAACATCGAAGAGGTGTGGCCCGACTATCCGACTAAGGAGGACTTCATGTTCAACGAGGACGAGTACTAG
- the ettA gene encoding energy-dependent translational throttle protein EttA, with protein sequence MSDQPTIIFSMAGVSKIYPPQKQVLKNIYLSFFYGAKIGVLGLNGSGKSSLLKIIAGVDKQFQGEVVFSPGYSVGYLEQEPQLDPSKTVRDVVEEGVAETVALLKEYDEINEAFGAEDADFDKLLERQGTVQERLDQLDAWNLDSKLERAMDALRTPPQEAVIGNLSGGEKRRVALCRLLLQEPDVLLLDEPTNHLDAESVLWLEQHLQQYKGTVIAVTHDRYFLDNVAGWILELDRGTGIPWKGNYSSWLEQKTDRLAKEENSESKRAKTLQRELDWVRMSPKARQSKGKARLANYEKLAGEEAKDKEQKLELFIPDGPRLGAQVIEAENLRKAFGDKLLFENLSFSLPQGGIVGIIGPNGAGKTTLFRMITDQLAPDAGTFVVGPTVQTAYIDQQHDSLDGSKSVFDTITGGTETMLLAGRPVNSRAYVSKFNFGGGDQEKKVGTLSGGEKNRVHLAMTLKQGANLLLLDEPTNDLDVNAIRALEDALENFAGCAVIISHDRWFLDRLATHILAFEGDSEVVWFEGNFTDYEEAKRKRLGDVEPKRVRYKKLN encoded by the coding sequence ATGTCCGACCAGCCCACCATTATTTTCAGCATGGCCGGGGTAAGCAAAATTTACCCCCCGCAGAAACAAGTTCTCAAAAATATTTACCTCTCATTTTTTTACGGCGCCAAAATTGGTGTGCTCGGCCTCAACGGCTCGGGTAAGTCGAGCCTCTTGAAAATCATTGCCGGCGTCGATAAGCAGTTTCAGGGTGAGGTGGTGTTTTCGCCCGGCTACTCGGTGGGCTACCTTGAGCAAGAGCCCCAACTCGACCCTAGCAAAACCGTGCGCGACGTGGTAGAGGAAGGCGTGGCCGAAACCGTGGCCTTGCTCAAAGAATACGACGAAATCAACGAAGCCTTCGGAGCTGAAGATGCCGACTTCGACAAGCTGCTCGAGCGACAGGGCACCGTGCAGGAGCGCCTCGACCAGCTCGACGCCTGGAACCTGGACAGCAAGTTGGAGCGCGCCATGGACGCCCTGCGCACCCCGCCCCAAGAAGCCGTCATCGGCAACCTTTCGGGCGGCGAGAAGCGCCGCGTGGCGCTGTGCCGCCTGCTACTGCAAGAGCCCGACGTGCTGCTGCTGGATGAGCCCACCAACCACCTCGACGCCGAAAGCGTGCTGTGGCTGGAGCAGCATTTGCAGCAGTACAAGGGCACTGTTATCGCCGTAACCCACGACCGGTATTTCCTCGACAACGTGGCGGGTTGGATTCTGGAGCTGGACCGGGGCACCGGTATTCCGTGGAAAGGCAATTATAGCTCGTGGCTGGAACAGAAAACCGACCGGCTAGCCAAGGAAGAAAACTCGGAAAGCAAGCGCGCCAAGACTTTGCAGCGTGAGCTGGACTGGGTGCGCATGTCGCCCAAAGCCCGCCAGAGCAAGGGCAAGGCCCGCCTGGCCAACTACGAGAAACTGGCCGGCGAAGAAGCCAAGGACAAAGAGCAGAAGCTGGAGCTGTTTATCCCCGACGGCCCGCGCCTGGGCGCGCAAGTAATTGAGGCGGAGAATCTGCGCAAAGCCTTCGGCGATAAGCTGCTGTTTGAGAACCTGAGCTTCTCGCTGCCGCAGGGCGGTATCGTGGGCATCATCGGGCCCAATGGCGCGGGCAAAACCACGCTCTTCCGCATGATAACCGACCAACTGGCGCCCGACGCGGGTACGTTCGTAGTGGGCCCCACGGTGCAAACGGCCTACATCGACCAGCAGCACGACTCGCTCGATGGCAGCAAGTCGGTGTTTGACACCATCACGGGCGGCACCGAAACCATGCTGCTAGCTGGCCGGCCCGTCAACTCGCGGGCCTACGTCAGCAAGTTCAACTTCGGCGGCGGCGACCAGGAGAAGAAAGTTGGTACCCTCAGCGGGGGCGAAAAGAACCGGGTGCACCTAGCTATGACGCTCAAGCAGGGCGCCAACCTGCTGCTGCTCGACGAGCCGACCAACGACCTGGACGTAAATGCCATCCGGGCCTTGGAAGACGCGCTGGAAAACTTCGCCGGCTGCGCCGTCATCATCAGCCACGACCGCTGGTTTCTGGACCGGCTAGCCACCCACATTCTGGCCTTCGAGGGCGACTCGGAAGTAGTGTGGTTCGAGGGCAACTTCACCGACTACGAGGAAGCCAAGCGCAAGCGCCTCGGCGATGTGGAGCCCAAGCGCGTGCGCTATAAGAAGTTGAACTAA
- a CDS encoding ABC transporter ATP-binding protein: protein MLLRDFSLVLPAAPTFVAVLGHNGAGKTTLFRVLTGQLPYQGSVRLSGPEELRTLRAPALARRLGYLPQRGALDFSLAVRELVVMGRYRHHGLFSTYGAHDYARADAALAAVGASHLASQDFRQLSGGEQQLVWLAQLSLQAAPLYLLDEPTQQLDVYHRRRVFSLLSDWVTVEKRTILCSTHDLDSLAEMPGFLLNLSRPRPPLVPISAEAVRAEREFLERKASPG from the coding sequence GTGCTACTCCGCGATTTTTCGTTAGTACTACCCGCTGCGCCCACCTTCGTGGCCGTGCTGGGGCACAATGGCGCGGGCAAAACCACGCTGTTTCGGGTGCTCACGGGGCAGCTGCCCTACCAGGGCTCGGTGCGGCTGAGTGGCCCCGAGGAGCTACGCACGCTGCGCGCACCGGCGCTGGCCCGGCGGCTGGGCTACCTGCCCCAGCGCGGGGCGCTCGACTTCAGCCTGGCCGTGCGCGAGCTGGTGGTGATGGGCCGCTACCGCCACCACGGCTTATTTAGCACTTACGGGGCCCACGACTATGCCCGCGCCGACGCGGCCCTAGCGGCCGTGGGCGCCAGCCACCTGGCTAGCCAGGATTTTCGGCAGCTATCGGGCGGCGAGCAGCAGCTGGTGTGGCTAGCTCAACTCAGCCTGCAAGCGGCCCCGCTGTACCTGCTCGACGAGCCTACGCAGCAACTCGACGTATACCACCGGCGGCGCGTTTTTTCCTTATTAAGTGATTGGGTAACTGTTGAAAAGCGCACCATCTTGTGCAGCACCCACGACCTGGATAGCCTAGCCGAGATGCCCGGCTTTTTGCTTAATCTGTCGCGGCCCCGGCCGCCACTGGTGCCTATCAGTGCAGAAGCGGTGCGGGCCGAGCGGGAATTCTTAGAGCGCAAGGCTTCGCCGGGTTAA
- a CDS encoding DUF349 domain-containing protein, which translates to MELTDHPLTEARRYGYVEDGGVWLRPVLGQPARRIGQVKDTDDDALRYFAQRYEAFRTKIDELLQRLQAADNQGSFLMKLLHLQEQTKQHDGLGDYESLHRRLKEAEEQLNVSVARNREKNLATKISLIAQAEALRDTVEWISASETVKELRQAWLKTGPVDKALTEELETRFHGAVQNFFDRRKAFQTDRKALARRTVERYRELVNQAEALKNSDQFEATSRQLKQLQTAWREVNGTLPKKQAAELWTKFRAANNHFFERLKKHIETQRPPEVRPGAAPGSPEESLLRKRELAKRAEALIALPPNQGVTQAKNLQAEWKQSGAVRGPESDQLWQRFMLACDKVFEMSALDYYLRKRQAEGAAPLAPAERAQAATVALRKFIESDRQELATLKDNLGKLNSSPANDQFRQLLQGKIRTFERKIQTKTELIALFQLPITG; encoded by the coding sequence ATGGAACTCACCGACCACCCGCTCACGGAAGCTCGCCGCTATGGCTACGTGGAAGACGGGGGCGTGTGGCTGCGCCCCGTTTTGGGCCAGCCAGCCCGCCGCATCGGCCAGGTAAAAGACACCGACGATGATGCGCTGCGCTACTTCGCCCAGCGATACGAAGCCTTTCGGACTAAAATCGACGAGCTCTTGCAACGCCTGCAAGCTGCTGATAATCAAGGGTCTTTTCTGATGAAGCTGCTGCACCTGCAGGAGCAAACCAAGCAGCACGACGGCCTCGGCGACTACGAGAGCCTGCACCGCCGCCTCAAGGAGGCCGAGGAGCAGCTCAACGTATCGGTGGCCCGCAACCGCGAAAAGAACCTGGCCACCAAAATCAGCCTCATTGCCCAGGCCGAGGCCCTGCGCGATACCGTGGAGTGGATTTCGGCCAGTGAAACCGTGAAGGAACTGCGCCAGGCCTGGCTCAAAACCGGCCCCGTGGATAAGGCGTTGACTGAGGAACTGGAAACCCGCTTTCACGGCGCGGTGCAGAACTTCTTTGACCGCCGCAAAGCCTTCCAGACCGACCGCAAGGCGCTGGCCCGCCGCACCGTGGAGCGCTACCGCGAACTGGTGAACCAGGCTGAGGCGCTGAAAAACTCCGACCAGTTTGAGGCTACCTCGCGCCAGCTCAAGCAGTTGCAGACGGCTTGGCGCGAAGTCAACGGCACCTTGCCCAAAAAGCAGGCCGCTGAGCTGTGGACGAAATTCCGGGCCGCCAACAATCATTTTTTCGAGCGACTCAAAAAGCATATCGAAACCCAGCGGCCGCCCGAAGTGCGCCCCGGCGCCGCGCCCGGCTCGCCCGAGGAAAGCTTGCTGCGCAAGCGTGAGCTAGCCAAGCGCGCCGAGGCCCTCATTGCCCTGCCGCCCAACCAGGGCGTGACCCAGGCCAAAAACCTGCAAGCCGAGTGGAAGCAAAGCGGTGCGGTGCGCGGCCCCGAGAGCGACCAGCTCTGGCAGCGCTTCATGCTGGCCTGCGATAAAGTATTCGAAATGAGTGCTTTGGACTACTACCTACGCAAGCGCCAGGCCGAAGGAGCGGCCCCGCTAGCCCCCGCCGAGCGCGCCCAGGCCGCCACGGTGGCCCTACGCAAGTTTATTGAGAGCGACCGCCAGGAGCTGGCTACGCTCAAGGATAACCTGGGCAAGCTCAACTCTTCGCCCGCCAATGACCAGTTCCGGCAGCTATTGCAAGGAAAAATTCGCACCTTCGAGCGAAAAATTCAAACGAAAACGGAGCTGATTGCCCTTTTTCAACTCCCCATCACGGGCTAA